From the genome of Virgibacillus proomii, one region includes:
- a CDS encoding gamma carbonic anhydrase family protein, whose protein sequence is MLIIPYNHHKPSIHESVFVAPGAYLIGDITIGKKSTIWFNAVLRGDEDSIMIGEKCSIQDNSTIHLFEGCPVVVEDEVTVGHNVILHGCKVGKRSIIGMGSTILDNVEIGEECIIGANTLIPPGKKIPSRSLVVGSPGKIVRDVSAKDLELIQLSIDTYVAKGKDFKQILK, encoded by the coding sequence ATGTTGATTATTCCATACAACCATCACAAGCCATCCATTCATGAAAGCGTTTTTGTCGCGCCAGGAGCATACTTGATCGGAGATATAACCATCGGAAAAAAATCTACTATTTGGTTTAATGCGGTGTTAAGGGGTGACGAAGATTCAATAATGATAGGAGAAAAATGTAGTATTCAAGACAATTCTACCATTCATTTATTTGAAGGTTGTCCTGTAGTTGTGGAGGACGAAGTTACCGTTGGGCATAATGTTATCCTCCATGGATGTAAGGTAGGGAAGCGGTCGATCATCGGAATGGGATCAACGATATTAGATAATGTTGAGATTGGTGAGGAATGCATTATTGGTGCAAACACCCTTATACCACCAGGGAAAAAAATACCATCTCGTTCGCTTGTTGTTGGCTCGCCAGGAAAAATAGTTCGTGACGTATCTGCAAAAGACCTTGAACTCATCCAATTATCCATTGATACATATGTAGCAAAAGGCAAAGATTTTAAACAAATTTTAAAATAG